A DNA window from Elusimicrobiota bacterium contains the following coding sequences:
- the infB gene encoding translation initiation factor IF-2 — MTDAKKKTAAAKPAAKSAPKKPDAKKKAKPAAEKPVKAKRAPKKDAETPKAVPAPVAVKAKKEPILEAPTAPVKSPEPKPLSVTIPKPPTKPVTPAPVAPPVVKATPVPAARPATPETRAPQAPAPKPAEPVRPPTPAPAPVKPAAPPVPRTKISVPESITVKELAEKMNVKLPDVMKKLITIGVMANLNQRLDKDSVTLLADAFNFDVDIKALYADEALSVADDASTLLPRPPVVTVMGHVDHGKTSLLDAIRSARVAEKEAGGITQHIGAYQVKTDKGLVTFLDTPGHEAFTAMRARGAQATDLVILVVAADDGVMPQTVEALNHARAAGVPIVVAINKCDLPTANPQRIKQELANLNLAPEDWGGKTVMVEVSAKAKKNLDKLLEMILLEAELLDLKANPNRPAQGIVVEAKLDPRRGPVATVLIQKGTLRVGDAFVCGVTAGKIRALTNDKGERVKDAPPAYPVEILGLSGTPQAGDKLVVLPSDREAREIAERRQGIATAEARRARQHLTLEAFHEAAAAGKVKQLPIVLKADVQGSLEAIRDSLEKLNGAEISVRVIHAGIGGITNSDVVLADASDAVILGFNVRPDPSSESLAQREGVEIKTYRIIYDMVNDVKAGLEGLLDPEEKEVTTGWADVRKTFTAPKVGFVAGCMVTDGKVTRTGRARLVRNGAIVFEGAIGSLRRFKDDVRDVEKGYECGISLANFQDVKVGDKIEFYVIEKQARKL, encoded by the coding sequence ATGACCGACGCCAAAAAGAAAACCGCGGCCGCCAAACCGGCCGCCAAAAGCGCTCCCAAAAAACCCGACGCCAAGAAAAAAGCGAAGCCCGCGGCGGAAAAACCGGTTAAGGCGAAACGCGCCCCCAAAAAAGACGCCGAAACCCCGAAAGCCGTTCCGGCCCCGGTCGCCGTCAAAGCCAAAAAAGAACCGATCCTCGAAGCGCCGACGGCCCCGGTCAAATCGCCCGAGCCCAAACCCCTTTCCGTCACGATTCCCAAGCCGCCGACGAAACCCGTGACCCCGGCGCCCGTGGCGCCGCCCGTCGTCAAGGCAACGCCGGTCCCCGCCGCCCGCCCCGCGACGCCCGAAACCCGCGCGCCCCAGGCCCCGGCGCCCAAGCCGGCCGAACCCGTGCGTCCCCCGACCCCCGCGCCGGCCCCGGTGAAACCCGCGGCCCCGCCGGTTCCCCGGACCAAAATTTCCGTTCCCGAATCCATCACGGTCAAGGAACTGGCCGAAAAGATGAACGTCAAACTTCCGGACGTGATGAAAAAACTCATCACGATCGGCGTCATGGCCAACCTCAATCAGCGCCTGGACAAAGACTCCGTGACGCTCTTGGCGGACGCCTTCAATTTTGACGTGGACATCAAGGCCCTCTACGCCGATGAAGCCCTCAGTGTGGCGGACGACGCCAGCACGCTGCTGCCCCGACCGCCGGTCGTCACCGTCATGGGCCACGTCGATCACGGGAAAACCTCCCTCTTGGACGCCATCCGTTCCGCCCGGGTGGCGGAAAAAGAAGCGGGGGGAATCACCCAGCACATCGGCGCCTATCAAGTGAAAACCGACAAGGGGTTGGTGACCTTTTTGGACACCCCCGGCCACGAAGCCTTTACCGCCATGCGGGCCCGCGGCGCCCAGGCGACCGACCTGGTGATTTTGGTGGTGGCCGCCGACGACGGCGTAATGCCGCAGACCGTGGAGGCCTTGAACCACGCCCGGGCCGCGGGCGTGCCCATCGTGGTCGCCATCAACAAGTGCGACCTTCCGACGGCCAACCCCCAGCGCATCAAGCAGGAACTGGCGAACCTCAACCTCGCCCCGGAAGATTGGGGCGGAAAAACGGTCATGGTGGAAGTGTCGGCCAAAGCCAAAAAGAATTTGGACAAACTATTGGAAATGATTCTTCTGGAAGCCGAGCTGTTGGACCTCAAGGCAAACCCGAACCGCCCCGCCCAGGGCATCGTGGTCGAGGCGAAGCTCGACCCCCGCCGGGGCCCCGTGGCCACGGTGCTGATTCAAAAGGGCACCCTCCGGGTGGGCGACGCCTTCGTGTGCGGCGTCACGGCCGGCAAGATCCGCGCGTTGACCAACGACAAGGGCGAACGGGTCAAGGACGCCCCGCCCGCCTATCCCGTCGAAATTTTGGGATTGTCCGGCACGCCCCAGGCCGGCGACAAGTTGGTCGTCCTCCCCAGCGACCGGGAAGCCCGGGAAATCGCCGAACGACGCCAGGGCATCGCCACGGCGGAAGCCCGACGCGCCCGGCAACATTTGACGCTGGAAGCCTTTCACGAAGCGGCCGCGGCGGGCAAGGTAAAACAACTGCCCATCGTCCTTAAAGCCGACGTGCAGGGGTCGCTCGAAGCCATCCGAGACTCCCTGGAAAAATTAAACGGGGCGGAAATTTCCGTGCGCGTGATCCACGCCGGCATCGGTGGCATCACCAATTCCGACGTGGTGCTGGCCGACGCCTCCGACGCCGTGATTCTCGGCTTCAACGTCCGCCCCGACCCCTCCTCCGAATCCCTGGCTCAGCGGGAAGGCGTGGAAATCAAAACCTACCGAATCATCTACGACATGGTCAACGACGTCAAAGCCGGCTTGGAAGGCCTCCTGGACCCCGAGGAAAAGGAAGTGACGACCGGCTGGGCCGACGTCCGTAAAACCTTCACGGCCCCCAAAGTGGGTTTCGTCGCCGGGTGCATGGTGACCGACGGCAAAGTCACCCGGACCGGCCGGGCGCGTCTGGTCCGCAACGGCGCCATCGTTTTTGAAGGCGCCATCGGCAGCCTCCGCCGCTTCAAAGACGACGTCCGCGACGTGGAAAAGGGCTACGAGTGCGGCATCTCCCTGGCGAACTTTCAGGACGTCAAGGTGGGGGACAAAATCGAGTTCTACGTCATTGAAAAGCAGGCCCGAAAGCTCTGA
- the truB gene encoding tRNA pseudouridine(55) synthase TruB has protein sequence MPPLLSRRVLSGLFLIDKPKGPTSHDAVLWARRVLNTAEVGHCGSLDPMATGLLLLVVGEARTQQNRFMAERKVYEGTVRLGFATDTDDTDGRPLAGTFARSAADVSETDARSELERFKGVFDQEVPTFSAVKVNGKPLYHWARKGVPVEKPTKSVEVHAINFLAYAPPDIDFRVDCAKGFYVRALARDLGKRLGTGGVLSRLCRESIGTYERRNAYPWVDRAALDPAVFERSFIPIERLPD, from the coding sequence ATGCCCCCTCTGCTCAGCCGCCGGGTCCTCTCCGGCCTCTTTCTCATCGACAAACCCAAGGGTCCGACCTCCCACGACGCGGTGCTTTGGGCCCGGCGGGTCCTCAACACCGCGGAGGTCGGCCACTGCGGCTCCCTCGACCCCATGGCCACGGGACTTCTCCTCTTGGTCGTCGGAGAGGCCCGCACACAACAAAATCGATTCATGGCGGAACGCAAAGTCTACGAAGGCACGGTGCGGCTCGGGTTCGCGACGGACACCGACGACACCGACGGACGTCCCCTGGCGGGGACGTTCGCCCGTTCGGCCGCCGACGTTTCCGAAACCGACGCGCGCTCGGAACTCGAACGGTTCAAGGGCGTTTTTGACCAGGAAGTCCCCACGTTTTCGGCGGTCAAGGTGAACGGCAAACCCTTGTATCATTGGGCGCGCAAGGGCGTCCCGGTGGAGAAACCGACCAAATCCGTCGAAGTCCACGCCATTAATTTTCTGGCCTACGCCCCGCCCGACATCGACTTTCGGGTGGATTGCGCCAAGGGCTTCTACGTTCGGGCCCTGGCCCGGGATTTGGGGAAACGGTTGGGCACCGGTGGCGTTTTGTCGCGCCTTTGCCGGGAGTCCATCGGAACCTACGAACGCCGCAACGCCTACCCCTGGGTGGACCGCGCCGCCCTGGACCCCGCCGTTTTCGAGCGATCGTTCATTCCCATCGAACGGTTGCCCGACTGA
- the rpsO gene encoding 30S ribosomal protein S15 — protein sequence MITKEKKHDLVSKFGSTPKDTGNPAAQIAILTERINGLMDHFQKAPKDHGSRRGLLMMVGHRRRLLSHLRESEPKRYVELLKELNLRK from the coding sequence ATGATTACAAAAGAAAAGAAACACGACCTCGTATCCAAATTCGGTTCCACCCCCAAAGACACGGGTAACCCGGCCGCCCAAATCGCGATTTTGACCGAGCGCATCAACGGCCTCATGGACCACTTTCAAAAGGCCCCCAAGGACCACGGTTCTCGGCGCGGACTTTTGATGATGGTGGGCCACCGGCGTCGACTCCTGTCGCACTTGCGGGAATCGGAACCGAAGCGGTACGTGGAACTGCTCAAAGAACTTAACCTACGAAAATAG
- the rbfA gene encoding 30S ribosome-binding factor RbfA codes for MWQRRIERVNELLLREISNFVLENQPPDLGFVTFTGVSVTEDLEQARVYFSVMGTDAEKARSLDLLNAMRTDLTRRMRRLESLKRIPELHFEFDATPERAARVHEIIEHLHAPPPAAAAPATKPGKERPPRKKT; via the coding sequence ATGTGGCAACGTCGGATTGAACGCGTCAACGAACTGCTTCTGCGGGAAATCTCCAATTTCGTTTTGGAGAACCAGCCGCCGGACCTGGGGTTTGTGACCTTTACCGGGGTGAGCGTCACCGAGGACTTGGAGCAGGCCCGCGTTTATTTCTCCGTCATGGGCACCGACGCCGAAAAGGCCCGGAGCCTGGATCTCCTGAACGCCATGCGGACGGATTTAACGCGGCGCATGCGGCGGCTCGAAAGCCTGAAGCGCATTCCCGAACTCCATTTCGAGTTCGACGCCACGCCCGAACGGGCCGCCCGCGTGCACGAAATCATCGAACACCTCCACGCTCCGCCGCCCGCCGCCGCGGCTCCGGCGACCAAACCCGGGAAAGAACGTCCGCCGCGCAAAAAAACCTGA
- a CDS encoding DUF2238 domain-containing protein, translated as MEPTPRRVFGKTVFWIGIAVVFLWSGFRPFDRFTWFLEVAPAVVGAVILVAIRRRFPLTPTLLVLIGLHMVVLMIGGRYTYARVPLFDWIRDAFGLARNHYDRLGHFAQGFVPALIAREILIRRSPLKPGGWLFFLVGCVALSISAFYELIEWGVSLATGSAGDAFLGTQGDVWDTQWDMAMALIGAVTAQIALGRRQDRELAPEKPT; from the coding sequence ATGGAACCCACGCCCCGCCGCGTTTTCGGAAAGACGGTGTTCTGGATCGGTATCGCCGTCGTTTTTCTTTGGTCCGGATTTCGACCCTTTGACCGATTCACGTGGTTCCTGGAAGTGGCCCCGGCCGTGGTGGGCGCGGTGATTCTCGTCGCCATTCGTCGACGCTTTCCGCTCACCCCCACGCTCCTTGTTTTAATCGGCCTTCACATGGTGGTTTTGATGATCGGCGGTCGCTACACCTACGCCCGAGTTCCGTTGTTCGATTGGATCCGCGATGCTTTCGGCCTGGCCCGCAATCACTACGACCGGCTGGGCCACTTCGCCCAGGGCTTTGTGCCGGCGCTCATCGCCCGGGAAATTCTGATCCGACGCTCCCCCTTGAAACCGGGCGGCTGGCTGTTTTTTCTGGTGGGCTGCGTGGCCTTGTCGATCAGCGCGTTTTACGAGTTGATCGAGTGGGGCGTCTCGTTGGCCACGGGCAGCGCGGGCGACGCCTTTTTGGGAACCCAGGGCGACGTGTGGGACACCCAGTGGGACATGGCCATGGCGTTGATCGGCGCGGTCACGGCGCAAATCGCCCTGGGCCGCCGCCAAGACCGCGAATTGGCCCCGGAAAAACCCACGTGA
- a CDS encoding bifunctional oligoribonuclease/PAP phosphatase NrnA: MPLPPIPRSSQQAIGQILAAVKKHKTFFLTGHERPDGDTVGSELALAGFLRRSGKKVTVANTGGVPAMFDFLAGVRSIRTAPRIPGRFDCAVVFECSGPDRMGNIIDLKTQATTVINIDHHAHHSRFGHINLINPRTSSNSEQLAYVFERAGHTLNRAEATALYVGLVTDSGRFQHSCTTPESHAVAALLLRRGVDVAEVHRHVYGTRSVPALRLLARALAGLRLELDQRVAVLSLSQKDFAETGAGEDDTEDIVNYGLLPPSVAATVFLCELPGGGTKASLRGKGAVDLCRLAVSLGGGGHKNASGVTLPVPLPSATQTLLDALAKTLK, from the coding sequence ATGCCCCTGCCGCCGATCCCACGATCGTCGCAACAGGCCATCGGGCAAATCCTGGCGGCGGTCAAAAAACACAAAACTTTTTTTCTCACCGGCCACGAACGGCCCGACGGCGACACCGTGGGCTCCGAATTGGCTTTGGCCGGATTCCTTCGGCGGTCCGGCAAAAAAGTGACCGTGGCCAACACCGGCGGCGTGCCCGCGATGTTCGACTTTTTGGCCGGGGTCCGCTCGATCCGCACCGCCCCCCGAATTCCCGGCCGCTTTGACTGCGCCGTGGTGTTCGAGTGTTCGGGGCCCGACCGAATGGGGAACATCATCGACTTGAAAACCCAGGCGACCACCGTCATCAACATCGATCATCACGCCCACCACAGCCGCTTCGGCCACATCAATCTGATCAACCCCCGCACTTCCTCCAACTCGGAACAACTGGCCTACGTCTTCGAGCGCGCCGGTCACACGCTGAACCGGGCCGAAGCCACGGCCTTGTACGTGGGGCTGGTCACGGATTCCGGCCGCTTTCAGCACAGTTGCACCACCCCCGAAAGCCACGCGGTGGCGGCCCTTCTTCTGCGACGCGGCGTGGACGTCGCCGAAGTCCACCGACACGTCTACGGCACCCGTTCGGTGCCGGCCCTGCGCCTCCTGGCCCGGGCTCTAGCGGGCCTCCGACTTGAACTGGACCAGCGGGTGGCCGTTCTCTCCCTGTCCCAAAAAGATTTCGCCGAAACCGGCGCCGGGGAAGACGACACCGAAGACATCGTCAATTACGGCCTCCTCCCGCCCTCCGTGGCGGCCACCGTGTTTCTCTGCGAGTTGCCGGGCGGCGGCACCAAAGCCAGCCTGCGCGGAAAAGGCGCGGTGGACCTGTGCCGGTTGGCGGTTTCCCTGGGGGGCGGCGGCCACAAAAACGCCTCCGGCGTCACGCTCCCGGTCCCCTTGCCGTCGGCGACCCAAACGCTCCTGGACGCCCTCGCCAAAACGCTTAAATAA
- the ribF gene encoding riboflavin biosynthesis protein RibF, with translation MGKPVVLTLGTFDGVHRGHQALLAKARARARALRGEVLAVAFDRPPRLFFHPEPSPALITTPEERALLLRRFGADHVERLAFGRPLARLSAVRFLRDYVRGRWKARECVVGFNFAFGRSREGDFATLQRLARRWNLRVHSVGPVAHRGQTVSSGLIRRCLRAGKTDDAAAFLGHSFALSGEVVRGRGWGRGLGYPTANLRVSPDKILPAGAFAVGVALPSGTRRGGMMNIGRRPTVLADGPQTVEVHVFDFLGRLDGQRLTVDLLGRLRPEKKFPSRADLIRQLREDERRARSRVGRSGWLA, from the coding sequence ATGGGGAAACCCGTCGTCCTCACCCTCGGGACCTTCGACGGCGTTCACCGGGGCCACCAGGCTCTTCTGGCGAAGGCCCGGGCCCGGGCGCGCGCGTTGCGCGGGGAGGTGTTGGCCGTGGCCTTTGACCGTCCGCCCCGCCTTTTCTTCCATCCCGAGCCGTCCCCCGCGTTGATTACCACCCCCGAGGAGCGCGCCCTCCTGCTTCGTCGTTTCGGCGCGGATCACGTGGAACGACTGGCCTTTGGCCGGCCCTTGGCCCGTTTGTCCGCCGTTCGATTCCTTCGGGACTACGTTCGGGGGCGATGGAAGGCCCGGGAGTGCGTGGTGGGCTTTAATTTCGCTTTCGGGCGGAGCCGGGAGGGGGATTTCGCGACGCTTCAGCGCCTGGCCCGTCGGTGGAACCTGCGGGTCCACTCCGTGGGGCCCGTGGCGCACCGGGGACAAACGGTGTCCTCGGGGCTTATTCGGCGGTGCCTTCGGGCGGGAAAAACCGACGACGCGGCGGCCTTTCTCGGTCATTCCTTTGCCCTTTCGGGGGAGGTCGTCCGCGGACGGGGATGGGGCCGGGGACTGGGCTATCCCACGGCGAACCTTCGGGTCTCCCCGGACAAGATTTTGCCGGCCGGCGCTTTCGCGGTCGGCGTCGCCCTGCCCTCCGGCACGCGCCGCGGGGGAATGATGAACATCGGCCGACGCCCCACCGTGTTGGCCGACGGGCCGCAAACCGTCGAAGTCCACGTGTTTGATTTTCTCGGCCGATTGGACGGGCAGCGTCTGACGGTCGACCTCCTCGGCCGCCTTCGTCCGGAAAAAAAATTCCCGTCCCGCGCGGACCTGATCCGCCAATTGCGTGAGGACGAGCGCCGGGCCCGATCCCGTGTGGGTCGCTCGGGCTGGCTGGCGTAA